A section of the Bacteroidales bacterium genome encodes:
- a CDS encoding methyltransferase, which translates to MTSRERVLAAIAHQDTDKIPVDLSATPSSGISAIAYSNLLKEIGKNNLPVRIYDVVQQLAQPDDSVLDMFEVDVIDIGRIYNRTDDKWKPTVMSNGGAAYYPDWFHPVRQEDGSWLTFDDDGKRVLAKMPAGAPFFDQVYFPYENGYPGSYKDFDKERERVMWARYPLSPWDYSGEPDFYKQLRKDILNLRQHTDKALLLGIGCNLFEWGAFMRRMDNFLMDLLCDQENVAALLDQFMERHMATLEKVCASVGDIVDIIKFGDDLGMITGPFMDTGTYQKLFKPRHKMLCDYVKANSSMHTYLHSCGSISSLMPDLIEAGIEIFNPVQTNAYGMDPVFLKKEFGKDCTFWGGGIENVGILNNGSKQQIRDQVFERMEIFSEGGGYVFNTIHNILPDVPAENIIAMFEAVNDFNKLHLEKNKSKKQS; encoded by the coding sequence ATGACATCCAGGGAAAGGGTATTAGCGGCGATAGCACATCAGGATACAGATAAGATACCTGTTGATTTAAGTGCAACCCCCAGTTCGGGAATATCTGCAATAGCTTATTCTAACCTGTTGAAAGAGATAGGAAAGAATAATCTTCCGGTTCGCATATATGATGTGGTTCAGCAACTGGCCCAACCTGACGACTCTGTTTTGGATATGTTCGAAGTAGATGTAATAGATATCGGAAGGATCTATAATAGAACAGATGATAAGTGGAAACCCACGGTAATGTCAAATGGAGGGGCAGCCTATTATCCGGATTGGTTTCATCCTGTCAGGCAGGAAGATGGCTCATGGCTGACATTTGATGATGACGGGAAAAGGGTATTGGCCAAGATGCCTGCAGGAGCTCCTTTTTTTGATCAGGTATATTTTCCTTATGAAAATGGCTACCCTGGTTCTTACAAGGATTTTGACAAAGAAAGAGAACGTGTGATGTGGGCGCGTTATCCCTTAAGTCCCTGGGATTATTCAGGAGAACCTGATTTTTACAAACAACTGAGGAAAGATATTTTGAATTTACGTCAGCATACAGATAAAGCTTTACTTCTCGGTATAGGATGCAATCTTTTCGAGTGGGGCGCTTTTATGAGAAGGATGGATAATTTTTTGATGGATCTGCTTTGTGACCAGGAAAATGTAGCGGCACTTCTGGATCAATTCATGGAAAGGCACATGGCTACCCTTGAAAAAGTTTGTGCTTCGGTAGGAGATATTGTAGATATCATAAAATTCGGGGATGACCTGGGAATGATAACCGGGCCGTTCATGGATACGGGAACCTACCAGAAACTGTTTAAACCCAGGCATAAGATGTTGTGTGACTATGTCAAGGCAAATAGTTCGATGCATACTTACCTCCATTCGTGCGGATCAATTTCAAGCCTGATGCCTGATCTGATCGAGGCAGGGATAGAAATATTCAATCCGGTGCAGACAAATGCTTACGGCATGGATCCTGTTTTCCTGAAAAAGGAGTTTGGTAAGGATTGTACGTTTTGGGGAGGAGGAATAGAAAATGTGGGTATCCTTAATAACGGAAGCAAACAACAGATAAGGGATCAGGTATTCGAGCGCATGGAAATATTTTCGGAAGGAGGGGGATATGTATTCAATACGATACACAACATATTGCCAGATGTTCCTGCGGAAAATATAATTGCCATGTTCGAAGCAGTGAATGATTTTAATAAATTACACTTAGAAAAGAACAAATCAAAAAAACAATCATGA
- a CDS encoding corrinoid protein has protein sequence MNDLLDQIAKCVEFGKINRAAQYPPEMKGEDGADELTQQALEKGISPGKILSEALIIGMNRIGMKFRENKVFVPHVLLSAKAMGTAMNHLKKYFNDGTVQHKGKFIIGTVEGDLHDIGKNLVCMIVEGNGYEVIDLGVDAGVDKYIAAIKENPGSFVGMSALLTTTMLNMEKINAAIKTSYPEVKTFIGGAPVNHDFAKKIGADYYTTEPQALVDILNELTT, from the coding sequence ATGAACGACCTTTTGGATCAAATAGCAAAATGTGTGGAATTCGGAAAGATAAACCGTGCTGCACAATATCCTCCGGAGATGAAAGGTGAGGATGGAGCTGATGAATTGACACAGCAGGCTCTTGAAAAAGGAATTTCACCCGGAAAAATCCTATCTGAGGCATTGATTATCGGAATGAACCGTATTGGTATGAAATTCCGTGAAAATAAGGTGTTTGTCCCGCATGTGTTGTTGAGTGCCAAAGCAATGGGAACAGCAATGAATCATCTTAAAAAATATTTTAACGATGGTACAGTACAGCATAAAGGAAAATTTATCATTGGGACTGTTGAGGGCGACCTGCATGATATTGGAAAAAACCTGGTGTGTATGATCGTTGAAGGAAATGGTTATGAGGTCATTGATTTGGGCGTCGATGCAGGGGTGGATAAATATATTGCGGCAATCAAAGAAAATCCGGGTTCTTTTGTCGGAATGTCGGCATTGCTGACCACAACGATGCTAAATATGGAGAAAATAAATGCTGCCATAAAAACATCATATCCGGAAGTAAAGACCTTTATAGGTGGTGCACCTGTGAATCATGATTTCGCAAAAAAGATCGGTGCTGATTACTATACGACCGAACCCCAGGCTTTGGTCGATATTTTAAATGAATTAACCACCTAA
- a CDS encoding MFS transporter has product MNHPSVTKTLPVFFAFYVMGFVDIVGVATGYVKHEFALSDTLTQFLTMMIFLWFALLSIPVGIFQDKKGKKVTVNLGIILTGIGMLIPLIWYSYYGMLISFTFLGIGNTIVQVSANPLMQDVSPPSKLSRNLTLSQFVKAIAGTLGPVIAAYCAAKFGNWVFIYWVYLGICIVSVIWLSATKINETKDAQNATFMGAIKLLTNKKLALLVIGTFLMVGFDVGINTNIVNYMKGRFGVTQEEASVSISIYFAALMIGRFLSAIVLNWISSNKMFVYCTILSVFSFLLMFFMPSAITGQIVIFCTGLFSASIFPLIFAVGLRYIPERANEISALIIMSICGGAIIPPIIGMINDYLGLNWGMLLLAGCLAYTIFLSLYVLKTEKSSK; this is encoded by the coding sequence ATGAACCACCCATCCGTTACCAAAACACTTCCTGTGTTCTTTGCTTTTTATGTAATGGGATTTGTCGACATTGTAGGTGTCGCCACAGGATATGTCAAACATGAGTTTGCATTGAGCGATACGCTTACCCAGTTCCTGACCATGATGATCTTTTTGTGGTTTGCTTTACTATCCATCCCTGTGGGGATTTTTCAGGATAAAAAAGGGAAGAAGGTTACGGTTAATCTCGGGATCATTCTCACAGGAATCGGCATGCTTATTCCGTTGATATGGTATTCTTATTATGGGATGCTGATTTCTTTCACTTTTCTCGGGATAGGTAATACCATCGTACAGGTATCTGCCAATCCTTTGATGCAGGATGTTTCTCCTCCATCGAAATTATCCCGGAATTTAACATTATCGCAATTCGTTAAGGCTATTGCCGGTACACTTGGTCCGGTGATCGCTGCTTATTGTGCTGCAAAATTCGGTAATTGGGTTTTTATTTATTGGGTATACCTGGGTATTTGTATTGTTTCGGTGATTTGGTTATCGGCAACGAAGATCAACGAAACAAAGGATGCACAGAATGCAACATTCATGGGTGCAATAAAGTTGTTGACAAACAAAAAACTGGCATTATTGGTTATAGGGACATTCCTGATGGTTGGATTTGATGTCGGGATCAATACCAACATTGTTAATTATATGAAAGGACGATTCGGGGTGACTCAGGAAGAGGCCAGTGTCAGCATCAGCATTTATTTTGCTGCTTTGATGATCGGAAGATTCTTAAGTGCGATTGTCCTTAATTGGATATCGAGCAATAAAATGTTTGTTTATTGTACCATATTATCTGTGTTCTCTTTTTTACTGATGTTTTTTATGCCTTCCGCGATTACAGGACAAATTGTTATTTTCTGCACAGGGCTGTTTTCTGCATCTATATTTCCCCTGATATTTGCCGTAGGATTACGATATATACCCGAAAGGGCCAATGAAATATCCGCTTTGATAATTATGAGTATTTGCGGAGGAGCGATTATTCCCCCAATCATTGGGATGATCAATGATTATCTCGGGTTAAATTGGGGGATGTTGCTCTTGGCAGGATGTCTGGCATATACCATATTCTTATCGCTATATGTGTTAAAAACCGAAAAATCTTCTAAATAA
- a CDS encoding D-lyxose/D-mannose family sugar isomerase: protein MKRSQINQSIDFAIDFFKQHSFRLPPWAFLTPGEWAGKGQAYQEIWQAGLGWDITDFGKGHFGQEGLTLFTLRNGYQGQNPFKTYCEKIMIAGQSQVTPMHFHWTKMEDIINRGGGDLCLELWKANQEEEKTSEEFTLKIDGVVRTFRGGDVLRLKPGESISFEPYVYHSFWAEGGPALVGEVSTVNDDSNDNRFYESLGRYPEIEEDEPARYCLCNEYNRS from the coding sequence ATGAAAAGGAGCCAGATCAACCAATCCATCGATTTCGCCATCGACTTTTTTAAACAACACTCATTCCGTCTTCCCCCATGGGCCTTTCTCACGCCAGGAGAATGGGCAGGAAAGGGCCAGGCCTATCAGGAAATATGGCAGGCCGGTTTAGGTTGGGACATCACCGACTTCGGCAAAGGCCATTTCGGGCAGGAAGGCCTTACCCTTTTCACCCTTCGTAACGGTTATCAGGGACAAAACCCCTTCAAGACCTACTGTGAAAAAATCATGATTGCCGGACAATCTCAGGTCACACCGATGCATTTCCACTGGACCAAGATGGAAGACATCATCAACCGGGGCGGGGGAGACCTGTGCCTCGAACTATGGAAAGCCAATCAGGAAGAAGAAAAGACCAGTGAGGAATTCACCCTGAAGATCGATGGCGTGGTGCGCACCTTCCGGGGCGGAGACGTCCTCCGTCTGAAGCCCGGCGAAAGCATCAGTTTCGAGCCCTATGTCTACCATAGCTTTTGGGCAGAAGGTGGACCCGCTCTGGTAGGTGAAGTGTCCACCGTCAATGACGATAGCAACGATAACCGTTTCTATGAATCCCTGGGCCGCTATCCGGAAATCGAAGAAGACGAACCCGCCCGTTATTGCCTCTGTAACGAATACAACAGGAGTTGA
- a CDS encoding carbohydrate kinase family protein, giving the protein MMNRRGIISCGNWLIDHVKMIESWPDRGNLSTIRSVSDDVLGGCSHNVLVGLSRLETGLPLWAGGIVGNDADGRLILEEIKKHHIDPTHMSVRNGVTTSFTDVMSEAQTGVRTFFHYRGSNSLLDYPDFVDINVPAKIFHLGYLLLLDKLDSPDPEYGTVAARVLQLLKDKGYQTSIDVVSEQGDRFRKIITPSLKYVDHMICNEVEASACSHISLRESTTLYTERLPEVARYLFSQGVHQTVVIHYPEGGFAMRRNGEQAYVPSFRVSPEDIKSSVGAGDAFCSASLYAIHEGWSLEDMLTLSNANARFNLFSGSSTGGAVPLSQIQEFIHHQTIKK; this is encoded by the coding sequence ATGATGAATCGAAGGGGTATTATATCTTGTGGCAACTGGCTGATCGACCATGTAAAGATGATTGAATCATGGCCCGACCGAGGTAACTTAAGTACTATCCGTAGCGTATCGGATGATGTTTTGGGCGGCTGTTCCCATAATGTCCTGGTAGGGCTTTCACGCCTGGAGACCGGTTTACCTCTTTGGGCAGGAGGTATTGTGGGCAACGATGCCGACGGGCGCCTTATTCTGGAAGAAATAAAAAAACACCATATCGACCCCACGCATATGTCTGTCCGTAACGGCGTTACTACCTCTTTCACCGATGTGATGTCCGAGGCACAAACCGGCGTACGCACTTTTTTTCATTACCGCGGCTCCAATTCCCTGCTCGACTATCCCGATTTCGTAGATATCAATGTCCCGGCAAAGATCTTTCACCTGGGTTACCTGTTGCTGCTGGATAAGCTCGATTCTCCCGATCCGGAATACGGTACTGTTGCCGCCCGTGTACTTCAGTTACTCAAGGACAAAGGGTACCAGACCTCCATCGACGTCGTTTCCGAACAAGGCGACCGTTTCCGGAAAATCATCACCCCCAGCCTGAAATATGTAGACCATATGATATGTAACGAAGTGGAAGCCTCCGCGTGTAGCCATATTTCATTACGGGAATCTACCACCCTTTACACAGAGCGCCTTCCGGAAGTGGCCCGTTACCTGTTCAGTCAGGGTGTACACCAAACCGTGGTCATCCACTATCCCGAAGGTGGTTTTGCCATGCGCAGGAACGGCGAACAAGCCTATGTCCCTTCCTTCAGGGTATCTCCTGAAGATATCAAAAGTAGCGTAGGCGCCGGAGACGCTTTCTGTTCCGCCAGCCTGTATGCCATACATGAAGGCTGGTCCCTTGAAGATATGCTGACCCTGTCCAATGCCAATGCCCGATTCAACCTGTTCAGCGGGAGCAGCACCGGCGGGGCTGTCCCCTTAAGCCAGATACAAGAATTTATTCACCATCAAACAATAAAAAAATGA
- a CDS encoding heparinase II/III family protein: MIRLFPTVFILFCALFLVDAQQKSVSQSVLAKRKDAEIGAKPCRYDNRSRPGILVTPERLSLVRNDILHKKSERRLIYEKYVKADADLWLDRSIDIPDMGGWLHDYFCTEGSMLEIPADKIFRDDVPSKCPVCGKTYINDKVLAARKSIIHYWLCAAVRNLSLVYAIEGKKEYAEKAIEILTKYADAYPHQTILRQTLEEAVVLIPLAEGYDLLFDVMTEKQRSHIEQHLLWPAAQMLSKSGMGGNWGSWHLSAVGVIGYATRHQRFIDFATEQFKLQITNQLGDDGLWPESVHTYHFYPLNGFLSFVEAATNNGDDLYQWEVKQGKGIKKMLTAPLRYVYPDMRLAAINDGWYDSYLPQDHYTVGYYRYRLPEFAWAVQQVCRGGKSGMLGDMLDPHYRNVLYGEEFPRRLPKPIFESIDFPVLGIAVLRQGSGLPMEKEMVMTFDYGPFLGHGHPDKMGITLFAKGKLLVADYGTTGYASPSNVFLKSTHSHNTIVIDGKRHPATKDRNLTVFEITPSFKLASASTVEIAEGTHWTRTVMMTGEYAVIWDRIEGDKEHCFDWFFHAEGQSVLLNGKDVPLSEKEFTYPSITDVRKQDISGESGKAYWENEDHALDVRFKNITGQKAFISNMPTGEETRQIPLLVLRQESKKAEFLSVIRPLKGKKEKSIDYNIQFQQEVNGESSIIVSSGKVKDKIIFAKERVIYEKDGQKPVEVKCK; the protein is encoded by the coding sequence ATGATCAGATTATTTCCTACCGTATTTATTTTATTTTGTGCTTTATTCCTAGTGGATGCGCAACAGAAAAGCGTAAGCCAGTCTGTATTGGCAAAAAGAAAAGATGCAGAAATCGGAGCAAAACCCTGTCGGTATGACAATAGATCCCGTCCGGGCATTTTGGTAACACCGGAACGACTTTCCCTGGTTCGTAATGATATTTTACATAAAAAATCCGAAAGAAGATTGATATATGAAAAGTATGTGAAAGCTGATGCGGATCTTTGGTTAGATCGTTCTATAGATATTCCGGACATGGGCGGTTGGCTACATGACTATTTCTGTACGGAAGGAAGTATGTTGGAGATTCCTGCGGATAAAATATTCCGTGATGATGTGCCGAGTAAATGCCCTGTCTGTGGGAAAACATACATCAATGATAAGGTGTTGGCAGCCCGGAAATCAATTATTCATTACTGGCTTTGTGCAGCAGTCCGAAATTTGAGTTTAGTATATGCTATTGAAGGGAAAAAAGAATATGCAGAAAAAGCAATAGAGATACTTACAAAATATGCTGACGCATATCCACATCAAACCATATTGCGTCAAACATTGGAAGAGGCGGTTGTCCTGATACCGTTAGCCGAGGGATATGACTTACTTTTTGATGTAATGACCGAAAAACAACGGTCACATATTGAACAACATCTGTTATGGCCTGCAGCACAGATGTTGTCTAAATCAGGAATGGGAGGGAACTGGGGATCATGGCATTTATCTGCCGTAGGTGTGATCGGATATGCAACCCGCCATCAACGCTTTATTGATTTTGCCACAGAACAGTTTAAGTTACAGATTACCAATCAGCTTGGTGATGACGGCTTATGGCCGGAATCAGTGCACACATATCATTTTTATCCTTTGAATGGCTTTCTCTCCTTCGTAGAAGCGGCTACAAATAATGGGGATGATTTGTATCAATGGGAAGTAAAACAAGGAAAAGGAATAAAAAAGATGTTAACGGCTCCATTGAGGTATGTATATCCTGATATGCGGCTGGCAGCTATCAATGACGGATGGTATGACTCTTATCTGCCACAGGATCATTATACCGTAGGATATTATCGTTATCGGTTGCCAGAATTTGCATGGGCTGTTCAACAGGTTTGCCGGGGTGGGAAGAGCGGCATGCTTGGAGATATGCTGGATCCGCATTACCGGAATGTCCTTTATGGCGAAGAATTTCCCAGGCGCCTGCCCAAACCTATATTTGAATCCATCGATTTTCCTGTGCTCGGAATTGCTGTATTACGACAAGGTTCCGGCTTACCTATGGAAAAAGAAATGGTCATGACTTTTGACTATGGTCCTTTCCTGGGACATGGTCATCCTGATAAAATGGGCATTACCTTATTCGCAAAAGGAAAACTGTTGGTTGCCGATTACGGAACCACTGGATATGCTTCTCCTTCCAACGTCTTTTTGAAAAGCACACATTCACACAATACCATAGTGATAGACGGGAAGCGACATCCTGCTACCAAAGACAGGAATTTAACCGTATTTGAGATAACACCGTCTTTTAAATTAGCGTCTGCCAGTACCGTTGAGATCGCCGAAGGAACTCATTGGACCAGAACTGTAATGATGACTGGTGAATATGCGGTAATTTGGGATCGTATAGAGGGGGATAAAGAACATTGTTTTGATTGGTTTTTCCATGCAGAAGGCCAATCGGTTCTGCTCAACGGAAAAGATGTACCCCTTTCGGAAAAGGAATTTACATATCCTTCAATTACCGATGTAAGGAAACAAGATATTTCAGGCGAATCGGGTAAAGCGTATTGGGAAAACGAAGATCATGCTTTGGATGTCCGTTTTAAGAATATAACCGGACAAAAAGCATTTATTTCAAATATGCCTACAGGAGAAGAAACAAGACAGATACCATTACTGGTTTTAAGGCAGGAATCAAAAAAAGCGGAGTTTTTGTCTGTCATACGACCATTAAAAGGGAAAAAAGAGAAATCGATAGATTATAATATTCAGTTTCAACAGGAAGTGAATGGTGAATCATCTATTATCGTATCATCAGGAAAGGTAAAAGATAAGATTATCTTTGCAAAAGAGAGGGTAATTTATGAAAAGGACGGACAGAAGCCTGTCGAGGTAAAATGTAAATGA
- a CDS encoding DUF5013 domain-containing protein — translation MKSFFYLIGLLFVVNFLPSCKDMESTYEDFVVPGGLIYTGKPENPSVHPGYNRVEISWIKSSDPSVTSARVFWNNYQDSVLVNIPEEGSSVNVFINDLPEKFYSFFIKTYDDEGNSSIPTEVLGTVYGEKYRSGLLNRPIVSSEMNESGKIFLEWGTADVSGGAFAVDIFYLDSNGEKVIERFDIEDETTEMDGDLDKEYFFQTAYLPDSMAIDVFYTDPEPLKIQNINITNKYLKNAKRPFLRTDDWDGSRYGILQDWIITDNVKNKPGGYGGYDNLNEGHSFGVERWSTEAAIVNGKIYQTFTLPAGNYQCVFSFGSDNPGVGNTGNDPRYIVVAAGNTLPDVENINTALASVSLVGVGTNDSRTIEFSINESTGISLGLLVNFTSTRQNIRGNQFQLFQIN, via the coding sequence ATGAAAAGTTTTTTTTATTTGATAGGATTATTGTTTGTGGTGAACTTTCTTCCTTCCTGTAAGGATATGGAAAGTACATATGAAGATTTTGTTGTTCCCGGTGGCTTGATCTATACGGGAAAACCAGAGAATCCTTCAGTGCATCCGGGATATAACCGTGTTGAAATATCCTGGATAAAAAGTTCGGATCCCAGCGTTACTTCAGCACGGGTATTTTGGAATAATTATCAGGATTCTGTGTTGGTAAACATTCCGGAAGAGGGGAGTAGTGTGAATGTATTTATTAATGATTTGCCGGAAAAGTTTTATTCTTTTTTTATAAAGACGTATGATGACGAAGGAAATTCATCAATTCCAACAGAAGTACTGGGAACCGTTTATGGGGAAAAATACCGGTCAGGCTTGTTGAATCGTCCTATCGTATCCAGTGAAATGAATGAATCCGGAAAAATATTTCTGGAATGGGGAACGGCCGATGTATCAGGCGGAGCATTTGCTGTTGATATTTTCTATCTTGACAGCAATGGGGAAAAGGTTATAGAACGCTTTGACATAGAGGATGAAACTACAGAGATGGATGGGGACCTGGATAAGGAATATTTCTTTCAGACTGCCTATTTACCCGACTCTATGGCTATAGATGTATTTTATACAGATCCTGAACCGTTGAAAATTCAGAATATCAACATTACGAATAAATATCTGAAAAATGCCAAACGACCTTTCCTCCGTACAGATGATTGGGATGGTTCAAGATATGGTATCCTGCAGGACTGGATAATAACAGATAATGTTAAAAATAAGCCGGGAGGATATGGTGGATATGACAATCTGAATGAAGGGCATAGTTTCGGTGTTGAACGTTGGAGTACAGAAGCTGCTATTGTTAATGGGAAAATATACCAGACTTTTACCCTTCCTGCCGGAAATTATCAGTGCGTCTTTTCTTTTGGGTCCGATAACCCGGGAGTGGGGAATACAGGAAATGATCCGAGGTATATAGTTGTAGCGGCCGGAAATACATTGCCGGACGTAGAAAATATAAATACGGCGCTGGCTTCGGTTTCTCTTGTAGGGGTCGGAACCAATGATTCCCGCACAATAGAATTTTCCATTAACGAATCAACGGGAATATCTTTAGGGCTTTTGGTAAACTTTACCTCGACAAGACAGAATATCAGGGGAAATCAGTTCCAATTGTTCCAGATTAATTGA
- a CDS encoding DUF4959 domain-containing protein, producing MKANVYLILLITILAYTGYSCKEEGHHSYPGDDDSVPGQVDNINAVSTPGGAIITYKLPKDKSLSYVKAVYEIQPGVIREAKSSFYKDTLLLVGFGDTLDYKVEIYSVGRNEKTSEPVTINVKPLLPPIKTVFETLTIDATFGGVNISYKNDSQADLAIFLLADTTGNDWFQLSDYYTSSLAGKFSVRGLDPNETNFAVYIRDRWNNKSDTLLKTLVPLYEEAISYQSFKLVSLASDKNKGQGKYVVANLFNGKILGAEDWYKSEDDTYPQWFTMEMSQKVIFSRMKLYQAIQYPYVSDWVKEFEIWGTNELVDDWDKWTLLGHFECIKPSGLPDPDYTAADLEYERSGGDYEFPEGLPAVRYMRFKVNINRGGGGKFYVLNELSFWGQIVEE from the coding sequence ATGAAAGCAAATGTTTATCTGATATTACTTATTACTATACTTGCCTATACCGGGTATAGTTGTAAAGAAGAAGGACATCATTCTTATCCGGGTGACGATGATTCTGTCCCCGGGCAGGTGGATAATATCAATGCCGTAAGTACTCCCGGGGGAGCCATTATCACATATAAATTGCCTAAAGACAAATCGTTGTCATATGTTAAGGCTGTATATGAAATACAACCGGGAGTAATTCGCGAAGCCAAATCTTCTTTCTATAAAGATACACTATTATTGGTCGGGTTTGGAGACACTCTTGATTATAAGGTCGAGATATACAGTGTCGGAAGAAATGAAAAAACGTCCGAACCGGTAACGATCAATGTAAAACCACTATTGCCTCCCATAAAAACTGTATTTGAAACATTGACGATTGATGCCACGTTCGGAGGTGTGAATATAAGTTATAAAAATGATTCCCAGGCTGATTTAGCCATATTCTTACTTGCCGATACCACCGGTAACGACTGGTTTCAGTTATCTGATTATTATACTTCCTCCTTGGCAGGAAAATTCAGTGTACGCGGGTTGGATCCGAATGAAACGAATTTTGCAGTATATATACGGGACCGATGGAATAACAAATCGGACACTTTACTCAAAACATTGGTTCCTTTATATGAAGAAGCAATTTCTTATCAATCCTTCAAATTAGTATCCTTAGCGAGCGATAAAAATAAGGGACAGGGAAAATATGTGGTGGCAAATTTATTCAACGGTAAAATTTTGGGTGCGGAAGACTGGTATAAATCGGAAGATGATACTTATCCCCAGTGGTTTACTATGGAAATGAGTCAAAAGGTGATATTCAGCCGCATGAAATTGTACCAGGCCATTCAATATCCTTATGTTTCTGACTGGGTGAAGGAATTTGAAATATGGGGTACCAACGAATTGGTGGATGACTGGGACAAATGGACTCTGCTGGGTCATTTTGAGTGTATCAAGCCATCCGGTCTTCCGGATCCCGATTATACTGCAGCAGATCTGGAATACGAAAGATCCGGTGGGGATTATGAATTCCCGGAAGGCCTTCCCGCGGTACGTTACATGCGTTTTAAAGTCAACATTAACCGTGGTGGCGGAGGAAAATTTTATGTTTTGAATGAATTGTCTTTCTGGGGACAAATTGTGGAAGAATAA